From a region of the Anoplopoma fimbria isolate UVic2021 breed Golden Eagle Sablefish chromosome 16, Afim_UVic_2022, whole genome shotgun sequence genome:
- the nup62l gene encoding LOW QUALITY PROTEIN: nucleoporin 62 like (The sequence of the model RefSeq protein was modified relative to this genomic sequence to represent the inferred CDS: inserted 1 base in 1 codon), with amino-acid sequence MSGGFNFGQATTGFSFGAPKPAAAAPATGFGMTGSVPAAAGGGFAFGTXPQAAANNNNPAGSFSFGTPAKSTPAGGGFSFGTPNASFGMGTPQAAAAPPQGLTLGTTAAPAMGSGFPMGTGLSAQTTMASMASMAAPAGGGFAFGTPAQAQQPQPVVQHQPAAPPTAAVTATTGAGGMSFGGFSFGATKVQATTAAAPVAAPTVAPGGGFSFGNSAPSNLTMGMQAQQPPTAAVTASQGGGFAFGIKPSSTPAPLASTQATLAPGPSLFASPIPTAAVAAAAAATAAAATVTAAATATGFTLGVAPNLAASTAPATTTAAGGGLAFMLKPLGAATITSTSVPISAPASTVAAATTGAATAFTLGLKPSTTGITATSTATTISTTTAPPVMTYAQLEGLINKWSLELEDQERHFLQQATQVNAWDRMLVENGEKITSLHKEMEKVKLDQRRLNQELDFILSQQKELEDLLCPLEESVKEQSGTIYMQNADEERERTYKLAENVDAQLKRMSQDLKEIIEHLNTSSGPADTSDPLQQICKILNTHMDSLQWIDQNSVLLQRRVEEVSKLCDNQRKEQEKTFRLTFD; translated from the exons ATGAGTGGCGGGTTTAACTTCGGTCAGGCCACCACGGGCTTCTCTTTCGGAGCTCCGAAGCCGGCAGCCGCGGCCCCCGCCACAGGCTTCGGGATGACCGGCTCCGTGCCTGCGGCCGCCGGAGGAGGCTTCGCGTTCGGCA GCCCCCAGGCCGccgccaacaacaacaaccccgCCGGCTCGTTCAGCTTTGGCACCCCAGCAAAGAGCACCCCAGCCGGCGGAGGCTTCTCCTTTGGGACCCCCAACGCCTCATTCGGCATGGGCACCCCTCAAGCcgcagcagcaccaccacagGGGCTGACTCTGGGCACCACAGCAGCTCCAGCCATGGGGTCAGGGTTCCCCATGGGCACGGGTTTGTCAGCACAGACCACCATGGCCTCCATGGCCTCCATGGCCGCTCCTGCAGGAGGGGGCTTCGCCTTTGGTACACCTGCTCAAGCTCAACAACCCCAACCTGTGGTTCAACACCAACCTGCAGCACCACCAACAGCTGCAGTGACAGCCACTACAGGAGCAGGCGGCATGTCGTTTGGAGGGTTCAGCTTTGGAGCCACCAAGGTCCAGGCCACCACGGCTGCAGCCCCGGTTGCTGCCCCCACTGTCGCCCCAGGAGGGGGCTTCAGCTTTGGCAACAGCGCTCCGTCCAACCTTACCATGGGCATGCAGGCCCAGCAACCACCCACTGCTGCAGTCACGGCAAGTCAGGGTGGAGGATTTGCCTTTGGGATTAAACCCTCATCAACCCCAGCTCCTCTTGCTTCAACCCAGGCCACCCTAGCTCCAGGCCCGTCTCTCTTTGCTTCACCCATCCCTACAGCTGCAgttgctgctgccgccgccgccactgctgctgctgctactgtcACTGCAGCTGCAACAGCCACAGGCTTCACTTTGGGTGTAGCTCCAAACTTAGCAGCAAGCACTGCTCCTGCAACCACCACAGCAGCTGGTGGAGGTTTGGCTTTTATGCTCAAACCTCTGGGGGCAGCTACCATCACCTCCACCTCTGTCCCCATCTCCGCCCCTGCTTCCACTGTTGCAGCTGCCACAACAGGTGCTGCGACAGCCTTTACACTGGGGCTCAAACCTTCAACAACCGGTATCACAGCAACTTCTACGGCAACAACCATCTCCACAACCACTGCTCCTCCAGTGATGACCTACGCCCAGCTAGAGGGTCTCATTAACAAGTGGAGCCTTGAGCTCGAGGACCAGGAGAGACATTTCCTACAGCAGGCTACTCAGGTGAATGCCTGGGACCGCATGCTGGTGGAGAACGGAGAGAAGATCACATCCCTGCATAAGGAGATGGAGAAGGTGAAGCTGGACCAGAGGAGGCTAAACCAGGAGCTGGATTTCATCCTGTCCCAACAGAAAGAGCTGGAGGACTTACTCTGCCCGCTCGAGGAGTCGGTGAAGGAGCAGAGCGGAACCATCTACATGCAGAACGCCGACGAGGAACGTGAAAGAACGTACAAGCTCGCCGAGAACGTGGACGCACAACTGAAGAGGATGTCGCAGGATCTGAAGGAGATCATCGAGCACCTGAACACGTCCAGTGGCCCAGCAGACACCAGTGACCCG cttCAGCAGATCTGCAAAATTCTCAACACCCACATGGATTCACTTCAGTGGATCGATCAGAACTCTGTTCTTCTGCAGAGAAGAGTGGAAGAAGTGTCTAAATTGTGTGACAACCAGCGCAAGGAGCAGGAGAAAACCTTTCGTTTAACGTTTGACTGA